From a region of the Tachypleus tridentatus isolate NWPU-2018 chromosome 1, ASM421037v1, whole genome shotgun sequence genome:
- the LOC143226695 gene encoding WD repeat-containing protein 20-like, whose translation MAVQCDGGGKDELKTHFMIREGVYKLMTHSEYSRPNRVGYNTQTNTPVKVSFVTLPDQPTGCNDHICFNVGRELYVYVYKGVKKAADLTKPVDKRVYKGTYPTCHDFNLHTLTSENVSLLVGFSAGQIQLIDPIKKELSKLYNEERLIDKTRVTCLKWVPGSPNLFLVSHSSGQMYVYKDDLPCGTTPPHYQIFKQGENFAVYTCKTKSTRNPLYRWIVGEGSLNQFSFSPCSQYLATVSQDGFLRVFNYDTMDLVGLVRSYFGGLLCVCWSPDSKYIVVGGEDDLVTVWSFLEKRVVARGYGHKSWVNVVAFDAHNISYADGVDFGGSEEDLSPLIASTGPNDSSKLSIPNNSKSSASGTSVYQSSTATSNRSSLDMQTLNITSYRFGSVGQDTQFCLWDLTEDVLKQPMGRMRTSVVLTNPSIQLFPLTKFNNVGHAQANCIAKDTSMVDGNLVSPLNVVSKSGTLEKEKKVDKDHKRNFSLSSRSNDKNSLNKSSYSKALDDPVRLIGTTICPRLDEVPMLEPLVCKRIAHERLTDLVFREDCAVTACQEGYVCTWARPGKTTKDNDINFNCKKYGSPENNKHKVLI comes from the exons ATGGCGGTGCAGTGTGATGGGGGTGGAAAAGATGaactaaaaacacattttatgatACGTGAAGGAGTGTACAAACTGATGACCCATTCCGAATATTCAAGGCCTAATCGTGTTGGCTATAACACGCAGACAAACACACCTGTGAAAGTATCATTTGTAACTTTACCAGATCAACCGACAGGGTGTAATGACCATATTTGCTTCAATGTTGGAAGGGAATTGTATGTTTATGTGTATAAAGGTGTTAAAAAG GCAGCAGACCTTACAAAACCTGTGGACAAACGTGTGTATAAGGGCACATATCCCACCTGCCATGACTTCAACCTGCACACACTAACTAgtgaaaatgtttcacttttagttGGTTTTTCTGCTGGTCAGATTCAACTTATTGATCCTATCAAGAAAGAACTTAGCAAGCTTTACAATGAAGAG aggTTAATTGACAAAACAAGGGTAACTTGCTTAAAATGGGTTCCAGGGTCTCCAAACCTTTTTTTAGTTTCACATAGCAGTGGACAGATGTATGTATATAAAGATGATTTACCATGTGGTACTACACCACCACATTATCAAATCTTTAAGCAGGGAGAAAATTTTGctgtatatacatgtaaaacaaaGAGTACAAGAAATCCATTGTACAGGTGGATTGTTGGAGAAGGCTCGTTAAATCAGTTTTCATTTTCGCCTTGTTCTCAATACTTGGCAACTGTGAGCCAAGATGGATTTCTTCGTGTGTTTAACTATGACACAATGGACCTTGTTGGATTGGTACGCAGCTACTTTGGAGGGCTGTTATGTGTGTGTTGGAGTCCAGATAGCAAGTATATTGTTGTGGGAGGGGAAGACGATTTAGTAACTGTTTGGTCTTTTCTTGAAAAGCGAGTAGTTGCACGAGGTTACGGACACAAATCATGGGTGAATGTTGTGGCATTCGATGCACACAATATTTCCTATGCAGATGGTGTTGATTTTGGTGGAAGTGAAGAAGACCTATCACCATTAATAGCATCAACTGGTCCAAATGATTCTTCAAAACTGAGCATCCCAAACAATTCCAAATCAAGTGCTTCAGGGACAAGCGTGTATCAGTCTTCAACAGCTACTTCTAACAGAAGTTCTTTAGATATGCAGACTTTAAATATTACTTCCTACAGGTTTGGCTCTGTTGGGCAAGACACTCAATTTTGTCTCTGGGATTTAACTGAAGATGTTTTAAAACAGCCAATGGGGCGAATGCGAACTAGTGTTGTGCTGACTAATCCCTCCATACAGCTCTTTCCTCTAACAAAGTTCAACAATGTGGGTCATGCTCAGGCAAATTGTATAGCTAAAGATACTTCTATGGTAGATGGCAACTTAGTTTCACCCTTGAATGTTGTAAGTAAAAGTGGTAcattagaaaaggaaaaaaaagtggATAAAGATCACAAAAGGAACTTCAGTCTTTCCTCACGTAGTAATGACAAAAATAGTCTAAATAAATCAAGTTACAGTAAGGCTTTGGATGACCCTGTCAGATTGATTGGAACAACCATTTGCCCACGCCTTGATGAAGTGCCAATGTTAGAACCACTTGTGTGTAAAAGAATTGCTCATGAACGGTTGACAGACTTAGTATTCAGAGAAGACTGTGCTGTGACAGCATGTCAGGAGGGCTATGTATGCACATGGGCAAGGCCTGGAAAAACG ACAAAGGACAATGATATAAACTTCAATTGCAAGAAATATGGCTCTcctgaaaacaataaacataaagttTTGATATGA